One Oscillatoria sp. FACHB-1406 DNA window includes the following coding sequences:
- a CDS encoding ADP-ribosylation/crystallin J1, whose product MFLYRPVGLHELELIARSGFTAFPPRLPEQPIFYPVLNFEYAEKIAREWNTRSNSFAGFVLQFEVADDYLQKFTVQTVGSSICQELWIPAEELKEFNSHIQGKIQIKAAFYGEQFEGEVNPETNLPIALENWISS is encoded by the coding sequence CGAACTCGAATTAATTGCCCGTTCGGGGTTTACTGCCTTTCCGCCACGCTTGCCAGAACAGCCGATCTTCTACCCAGTCTTAAACTTTGAATACGCGGAAAAGATTGCGCGGGAGTGGAACACCCGAAGTAATTCTTTTGCCGGGTTTGTCCTGCAATTTGAAGTCGCGGATGATTATCTTCAAAAATTCACAGTGCAAACGGTTGGAAGCTCAATCTGTCAGGAACTCTGGATTCCCGCAGAAGAATTAAAAGAGTTTAACAGCCACATCCAGGGCAAAATTCAGATTAAAGCAGCATTCTACGGCGAACAATTCGAGGGAGAAGTAAATCCCGAAACAAATTTACCGATCGCGCTGGAAAATTGGATAAGTTCGTAA
- a CDS encoding MgtC/SapB family protein, with protein MSAYYALSHHDWLGVALRLGGAMIVGAALGMERQVDNKAGGLRTHILVSLGAATFTLIPILTGEAERSPDALSRVVQGIATGIGFVGAGEIFHQSREQKGELKVIGLTSATAIWVSAALGVAAACGLWSLAFIGAVLSLVVLRLVKKLERFI; from the coding sequence TTGTCAGCTTATTACGCTCTTTCTCACCACGACTGGTTGGGTGTCGCTCTTCGACTCGGCGGCGCGATGATAGTGGGCGCTGCCCTGGGTATGGAACGGCAAGTCGATAACAAAGCGGGCGGACTGAGAACACATATTTTAGTCAGTCTCGGAGCGGCGACTTTTACCCTCATTCCTATTTTGACGGGGGAGGCAGAACGCAGTCCCGATGCTCTTTCTCGCGTCGTTCAAGGTATTGCTACTGGCATTGGGTTTGTAGGGGCTGGGGAAATTTTTCACCAGAGTCGGGAGCAAAAGGGAGAATTGAAAGTTATCGGACTTACCTCTGCAACGGCAATTTGGGTTTCTGCCGCGCTTGGGGTTGCTGCGGCTTGCGGTTTGTGGTCTCTCGCTTTCATCGGAGCGGTCTTATCCTTAGTCGTTTTAAGATTAGTTAAAAAATTGGAACGTTTCATTTGA